CGCGCGCATCGCGGAGCTCGAGGCGGAGCTGGCCGCGGCGCGTGGCGAAGCCCCGACCGGCACGGAGACGGCGGCGATCCCGGAGGTGGTGCCGGAGGGCGTCGCGGTGCCAGGCCAGGAGGAGCCCTCGGCCGCGACCCCCACGGACACGAGCGGGCAGACGGCGAGCGCGGGACGCACGCGCGCCGATCGGCGGGAGCGCCGCGACCCGAGCCTGCTCGACACGGTCCTGGGCGACGACGGGACGCGCGGGCGAGACCGCGCTCGGGACGACGACGAGCGCACCGCCCGCCGCCCGCGTGACCTGACCGAGGAGGTCCTCGAGCTGCCCGGAGCGCTGCTCGGCGAGTGACCACCCTCATCTTCGAGACGCTGCACGGCAGCCGCGCCTACGGGCTCGCGCGCGAGGGCTCGGACACCGACCTCAAGGGCGTCGTGATCGGGCCGCCGAGCTGGTACTTCGGCCTCGCGCCCGCGCCCGAGCAGGTCGAGCTGTCCGCCGATCACGTGCGCTACGAGCTGCGCAAGGCGCTGCGGCTCGCGGCCGCGTCGAACCCGAGCATCCTCGAGGTGCTCTTCGCGCACCCGGACGATCACCGCGTGGTCACCGAGGCCGGCGAGCGCCTCCTCGCCGCGCGCTCCGTGATGCTCAGCAAACAGGTCGCGGACACCTTCGGGGGCTACGCGCTGTCCCAGCTCGGGCGAATCCAGCGGCATCGGCGCTGGCTTCTCGAGCCGCCGAAGGAGGCGCCGACCCGCGCGCGCTTCGACCTGCCCGAGCGCACGGTGATCCCCAAGGATCAGCTCGGCGCGGCGGAGGCGCTCATGGCCGACGGCCGCGTCCAGGAGGCGGAGCTGACGCCGAACTTCCTGGCCATCCTGGACCGGGAGCGCCGCTACCGCGCGGCCCGCAAGGAGTGGAGCCAGTACCAGCACTGGCTGAAGCACCGCAACGAGAGGCGCGCCGCGCTCGAGGCGAAGCACGGCTACGACACCAAACACGCGATGCACCTCGTGCGGCTCTGCCGCATGGCCGTCGAGATCCTCGAGACGGGTGAGGTGAAGGTGCGGCGCGACGACCGCGAGGCGCTGCTCGCGGTGCGGGACGGCGCCTTGTCGTACGACGCGCTGATCGAGGAGGCCGAGCGATTGAAGGCGCAGATCGCCGAAGCCAAGCGCCGCTCGACGTTGCCGGACGCGCCGGACGAGGCCGCGCTCGACGCGCTCGCCGTGACGCTGATCGAGGCCGCGCTACGCTCCTGAGCATGCCGCTCGACCCCGACCTCGATCGCGCGCGCCGCTTCGTCTCCGAGAACCCGCCGCCCGGCGAGATCCTGCACGTGGGGCTGGTCGGCGCGCACTACTACGGCTTCCCGTCTCCCGACAGCGATCTGGATCTGAAGGGCATGCACCTCGCGCCCACCCGCGCGCTCCTCGGGCTCGACGACCCGAAGGAGACGCACGACACGTTGCAGATCTTCGAAGGGGACGAGCACGACCTCACCACGCACGAGGCGCGGCAGGCGCTCTCGCTCCTGCTCCGCGGCAACGGCAACGTGCTCGAGCGGATCTTCACCCCGCTGCAGCTCTTCGAGACCGAGGCGCTCGAGGCCCTGCGCGCCCTGGCGAAGGGAGCGCTCAGCCGGCGCTTTCACGGGCACTACCGCGGCTACTTCGGGGGCATGTGCCGCGAGCACGCCCGGGCGCCCCGCGCGAAGTCGATGCTCTACGCGTACCGGGTGGCGCTGACGGGCGTACACCTGCTCCGCGCCGGGGAGGTCCGCGGCGACGTGGTGGAGAACGCGCGCGAGTACGGCTTCGACGGGCTCGAGACCCTCGTCGCGCACAAGCGCGGCGAAGGCGAGAAGTCAGCCCTGCCCGAGACGCTCGACGCCGAGCACCGCGCGCGCTGGCCCGCCCTCGAAGACGCGCTCCGCGACGCGCTCGAGCACAGCGCGCTGCCCGAGGAGCCCGCGGGCGCGGCGGCGATCGACGCGTGGCTCGTCGAGCGCCGCGTGGAGTCTCTCAGCTCCTGAAGGACTTGAGGTAGCGCAGGAAGCGGCCGAGGTGGTGGTAGAACGGCGTCGGGCTGTCCTCGCGCTTCGGCTCGTAGGGCTGGGTCAGGTAGGGCACGTACATCGTCCGGCGCAGGCTGCGCG
This window of the Sandaracinaceae bacterium genome carries:
- a CDS encoding nucleotidyltransferase domain-containing protein, giving the protein MTTLIFETLHGSRAYGLAREGSDTDLKGVVIGPPSWYFGLAPAPEQVELSADHVRYELRKALRLAAASNPSILEVLFAHPDDHRVVTEAGERLLAARSVMLSKQVADTFGGYALSQLGRIQRHRRWLLEPPKEAPTRARFDLPERTVIPKDQLGAAEALMADGRVQEAELTPNFLAILDRERRYRAARKEWSQYQHWLKHRNERRAALEAKHGYDTKHAMHLVRLCRMAVEILETGEVKVRRDDREALLAVRDGALSYDALIEEAERLKAQIAEAKRRSTLPDAPDEAALDALAVTLIEAALRS
- a CDS encoding nucleotidyltransferase domain-containing protein, which encodes MPLDPDLDRARRFVSENPPPGEILHVGLVGAHYYGFPSPDSDLDLKGMHLAPTRALLGLDDPKETHDTLQIFEGDEHDLTTHEARQALSLLLRGNGNVLERIFTPLQLFETEALEALRALAKGALSRRFHGHYRGYFGGMCREHARAPRAKSMLYAYRVALTGVHLLRAGEVRGDVVENAREYGFDGLETLVAHKRGEGEKSALPETLDAEHRARWPALEDALRDALEHSALPEEPAGAAAIDAWLVERRVESLSS